In the Brachionichthys hirsutus isolate HB-005 unplaced genomic scaffold, CSIRO-AGI_Bhir_v1 contig_863, whole genome shotgun sequence genome, tcgggctGCAGCGAACGCTTGTCGTGCTGCCATTACTGCCTTCTTTCGAGAAGTTACAGAAAGCAAAATTGCGGTATAAGCACAATCAGTACACGTTAAACACACATAAAGGAATGACACGCTGGACTGGAAACGTGCAGGGATTTTTTAAATGAGGAGTAGGAACCTGCCAAATCCTGAGAAGTAGCCATTGGTGGGAGCGACAGAGTAGGAAGGATGAGAGCAGAAGAGCAAgcatgaaaagagagagaggaaaaaacgaCTGCTCTCCTCCGGAAAAAGACGTGTCCGGGAGAGGGAAGTCTAGGCaaccctgcttaggctgctgcacCTGCaacccgaccccggataagcggttgaagatggatggatggatggatggatggagaacaTATTAAAAGTTTTATCTGGCATAGAAAAGGTTGGGAACTCCTGATCTGTTGTTTTCACTTCAGTTTCAGAACAAATGTATTGAGTGAGCCTCTTTTTAATTTGAACACATCTGAAAGAGTACCGGTAATACATTTATCTTCCTGCTATATTCCAATGAAAACGGACCAAattgcaattttattttatttttaaaaactgacatttattttttccacattaaaaCATATGCCGTGATATATTCAAATATTATTTAGCATAAATCACTCATCGATCCATCATAAACATGATGGGTGAGCCTGGGCGTTTCAGTCttctttttattgtttgcatgatgtttgttcttctttttaaagcaCTTCCATTGTtagaatatatttaatatttacaagCAGTAGTTGAATAGTTTGGCATTTTGGGTGTCTATTTACAACATAAAGAACATACGCAGGCAAAATCCAAGACAAACCAGAGCAGTGTATAAAAAgattaatgacatttaatatTCCACCTCGTAACCAAGATGTCTTGCATGACAAaggaaaatatagaaaataaagttGCGTAAAATATctttttggacatttatttttcatgggtTGTAATGTTTTaacttcaaacctggcaacacacTGAGACAGATACTGGTCCGCCTGAAAGGCAAAATacccagacacaaacagaggaaTGTAGTGCATActgtccagtgcagtgaagaaCGCAGCGACTTTGGGGAGACCAAACAACCGCGTATTCTTCAGCACAGGAGAGACAACTCCTCAGGACACGACTCAGCAGTcaacctgcacctgaaagaaacGGGACAGTCCTtagaggacagtaatgtccaggttttagccagggaagacaggtggtttgagagaggagggtttttattttattttattttaaactctttatttgcatttgagggtttttatttttacattactgTACTAATCTTTTAGAACATTCAGATCTATAGCAGGTTGcattacttttttcttttgcttaccgccgtagagggctgtgcacaccgcagtgaacatacaacacgGACAAACAAAAattgacaaatacacagtgttctgaaaagagagtgcaatggatttatttgtgctccttaattttATCCCTTccaccatcaccaagagttgtcccaatacatcAAGTTctcatcagcctctagaggaaagtctggatcgccaagttctcaggagatctgaggaaaaagagggagagtctcatagtgagagccacaaacactgacccagcaactaccactgactcagagatctgtgggcggagttaactctcaaatTGAGTTttggtgctggtgtggtggatccggcatgcatgaaacctccacctaagaaaggggcagtcatcccgggtccaacaatggcgacatgaTCGCCCAGATCATGCCAGGCCGTCACAGCAACCCGGAAACGACCCCCacggccccaccagagccacacgcagaagaaccagcccagggcctgGGAGCGACAGGTTGCATTACTTTAATTACCTgcatattttatgtttcattggAAACAGACACGCCTAAATAAAACTTATTTAGCTCATGCTTGTAAATCTTGAACACAATAGCAGTACATTTACTAGTACAGTAATTATTGCCTTCCCTCTAATCAGCTGGAGCCACACAATCATTCACAGACAAtttttagtgtaaccaatttgtACGcttttgggaggtgggaggaacccagaAACAACCCACAGACAACACGctaactcctcacagaaaagccccaCGTCAGGTTTGAAGCTGTGcttttcttgctgtgaggcaacagcgcttaccactgcaccaccgtgctgccctagaGTTAAAGATACTATTGATATTATAGGTTGCTTCCTCTTAAAGTAGCATTCTGTTCCCTATTGCAAGCCGTTGTTGGTACTTCTTTATTCCCATCGATGTCTCATTATGTTAAGAGGTTAATTACATAAGTTCTCTTGTATTGGAAATAGACACacctaaagaaaagaaaatcggATAAAATAAGATAAGGTTCACACTCCTTCACACTGTTAAAGAGGCTAAGagggaatatttaaaaaacaatattgtCACATCTTTTCATAACCCTCGTGAGTTGTTCAAAACTGTTTGGCCACCGTCCTGAATGCCTCACAACCTTTCAGTTTGGAAGCATCTGAAAtgtgctttgggggggggggtgctgctgaTGGTTTCCCCATCTCAGCTCCGGTTGCATTTCATTATATGACCACAGGGTGTCAGTATCACCCTGTCTGCTCACCATTAGTGAAAATATTGTACATTCTAATAAAAATAGCAATATTCATCCCTAAAATAATGGGAGATcatagggagagagagagagagactctcaGTAGAATATACCATGTGTTGAGATGGGGGCGTTTTGGGTGGGCCGAGGGGTGagttggagagagaaagagggaaagggAGGGCAGACATAAAAACTGGGATTTAAAAATCTGGAGATCTGAAAAAGCCTCTCAGTGTGCGTGCTGTGAGTGGATGCTGCAGAGGCGTTCCTGTCTTTTCCAACATTTAAAGATATGGATACCAAAAATTAACTCCTCCTGATGAACTTCAGGTGAGAGTGGAAGATCATCAAATCGCAGCTGATGCACTATGGAGATGTCACCCATGCGCTGCTTTGTTTGGCTACTTGTGGAAGGGACGTTTTGGGTGAGTATGAGTTCTAAATACTAATTGGATCCAGGTGAcagtgaaaatgtcaaattcatgCAAAAGTAGAACAAAAGGAATGAAGATATTTAATCAAGAATTTGTTTTGCATTCATCCAAATAGTTGAACTATAATGTAGATTTATCTTTCTGTCTAGTTGGCTCTGGGACAACAACGTGGGAATTTTACATTCAGCGTTATACCGCCTCAACACAGAGATCAAGCTGCTTCTCCACAGAAAGGCTGGACGTCCCAAACTGGAAGTTCGATTCAAAACACCAAACTACCCATTGACCCTTTAATTCCACTTTCAAAGCGGGGATTTCTGGAAATACAGTCATACTCCAACCCACCCTTAAAGACGAAGCTTCGTCCCATCATGAATGTTCACGGAGCATCTAAATTCTCCAGGATGTTCAGTTGGGGGGACttttattcaaacatcaaaactgTCAGATTAAATTTGCTGATAATGGGAAAGATTGTGGATCATGGGAACGGCTCTCTCAGGGTCTACTTCCACCATAACTCCACGGGTGTGGGCAACGTCTCCGTCAGTCTCGTGCCACCGATGAAAGAGGTGGACTTTGATCTGGATCGTCAAAGCGTGGTCAACCCCAAAGACTCAAAGACATTCAACTGCAGGGTCGATTATGAGAAAACTGAATGCAACAAAAAGGTAATGCTGTGCAACTATGATCCATCCAAGGCGTGTGCtcaggagcagagccagagccacGCCACGTGGACGTGCTCCAAACCCTTCCAGGTGATCTGCATCTATGTGTCTTTCTACAGCACAGACTATAGACTGGTACAAAAGGTCTGTCCCGACTACAGCACCCACAAACCAGGAGCCCGCCTGCCCACAGGTTAACGGGAGGTCAGGCCAAGGACGGCAACGGAGGATAACGTTGGAGCGGCAATCACGCATGAGCTGTGGAAATGTTTCAAAGTTTCTCTCGAAAGATGATCTTTACTACTGTAGTGTAAAGCATGTGCAATATCTTGCTTGTAGACTTTTTGTGAAATGCATACAATTGGCGCTCCTTCTTATGTGTATTAATTAATGTGATTACTGTTAGTTTTACTTGATAAAATGACAAGgctgtgaaatgtaatttatcatATGAACTAACCGGCAATTAACAAATTAATAATCATTATCTAACCATTCATTGGGGACATAGTCTGACATACATGCATCATCTTATAGCGGCGGAACAGTTTTATGCTTTGGTGAGAAGAAATGTGAACTGTATCTGTAAGAATTAAGAGATTATGGATATGAATATAAACATTACATGCACTAACAAACAATTTAtttgttgggaggggggggggatcaacaCAAGATGCAACAATACTGGAGTTTTATACCGTCGTAAAGTAAATTTAGTCCGATTTCTAAAACTGCAAACATCTGTCTCCCTGTGAAGTCTCGTGAACAATTCCGATTGCAACTCTTGTTTTATGCGACATctggaaataaataattcaatacAAAGTTATAATCAGTATAAAAACACCCAGACAACGTTTGCATTGCATTCAATACAAAATAGTTGTGGTTTATTCGTTTGGGAACAAAAAAATGGCAACAACTAAGTGTCACTTCTCAAACCCGGCATTATCTACAGGAAAGAAACATCGGTTCCTTCTATCAATTACCATTAACCCCCAGGTTCAAATGATAACTGCAAATGTATTCCATGTGATTTGCCTTGCTGTGCATTTTTCCCCTCCACATTCTGAACAATAAAACGTGTTCATTTCAATTCCATTTCCCCTCAATCCTCATGCCTGCAAAGATCTTCATGCCTGCAAAATATCGTCAACATCTGTTGacgatattttttttactgtggcggttgaaaatatttgtttccacAGCTTCAAAAACCACTGGCGTCTGTACACACTCTTATGAAAAGAACAAATCGGAGTTctgtggaataaaataaatcagaaatccattataaaagaacatttaacaTGTCTGATTTCCTCCTGGTTGTTTTGTCTGTTGACACTTTGGATTTAAATTTCTCTCAAGGGTTACAAAGACAAGTCCATACAATATCGTTTCCCCATGAATGACATCCAGTTGTGCGTTGCCATTTCCTGTATCCTCGATGTTTCCTCCACGactattaaaacaaaacaaaaagtttcGCATGTGggactttgtttttgtcaccaATAAATCTTAAAGGGTATTTGTTCTTGGTGGTCCAGCCGGGTCTTGGTCCAGGACGCTTGCTTCAATCTGTGCTTGCCTGCAGTATTTTCTTCTTTACTGCTGGTAAGGGCGTGACGACAGGTAACCTGTGACTTTAGTGCAGTGTCTCCCAACTTTTTTTGGATGATTTTGTGTCATATCCGCTTTGTATTGACTAGCCCTTGGTTGTCTttctcgggggggggagggggctgtcAGTTTGTAACTGACAGGCCCGCTTCCTTTTCTCCTTCAGTCCCTCGCACCCATGTGTCCTCTAGTTTGGGGGATTCTCCGGGCCCTTGAATCCGAAATGATAAGAACAGAGCAAAAAGAAGCCTTGTGATAAAACAGACGGACGTTTTCTGCATTTGTCCTCCCCGACAGCTGGCTCTGATCGGGTTGTTGTGTCCAGTACCTTCCTTCGGAACGGATTCCAGTATCACAAGTAACAGGTTGTCGAAGGATTTAGCTCCACACACTGGACAGAGTACAATGTCGGACACGGGCGCTGTGATTTCTTTGTAAACAACAACTATCCACTTCACCAGCCCACCTACGCCTCTCtttacagccccccccgccccccccctcctttcctccacctTTAGGAGAGACTAAATACAGCAGGTTTGGATGGGGCAGAAGGGAGATTTGGGGGGAGGCTGTAGGTAGTGTCGTAAGTAACAGCAAGGTGGGAAGTTTCCCCTGtgtttttgggaggggggggggggataactgTGTCATTTTTAtgtgtatacatgtgtgtatgaTGTAGAGGCCTTGTTGCGAGGCTGTTAAGACTGTTTGAGACGCTTGCGTGGGGGTCCAAGAAAAGGACACTGGGCTGAAGCCAGGGAGCGATAAGCTTCGGCCACCAGGTGTGGATGAGACCCCACCATGGACTTCCAACCTGCCGTCTCCATCACCTCTGCAGCGTggctggaggacagaaagaaagaaagaaagaagcaaagtACTCATTTTCAATAAATCTCAGGTCACCTTCTTGATTATCCAATTCTCACAAATTCAAATACTGTAGCTTAAATacagagtatatatatatacataattactgtaatataaaatgtggttttattacgagttttaccttcgagacagacaataggaggaggaaggggggaaagagggttggacggtacgtagacactttatacagtaattgtacctttacatgtacacttacataaactgaGACAGAATAGTtgtgcctttggaaggcttcatgcccttgatagcatccttttgtttgaggattgtacatattgtcgatgtactccgctcgtactggcgtgccaaatcacaGAGGCGGACGCCACGGTCATATTGCGCGATAATTACATGATTAATTACCGTTGTCATCCTTACCACTCGGACTCATCACTCATTGTAagaaatattcacaaatacagcgaGAATCACTGAATGAGTATCTCGGAGTATGTCAAAGTGCTTGTACGTAcgtgcgcgtgcacacacacacacacttttgaatggtagtatatatataaataaaggcaCCCCTCACTCTACACATAATTTATCCCAGTAATTATATTTCCAAAGGTGCTACTGACATGATTTTGGTAACAACCCACACATGTAAAGAAGTCCAGttatgtgttaaaaaaaatgtatattcacTGAGCAAAATGGTGGCGTGTTCAAAGCTTATTTTACTCTTCTGTGAGCTGAACACTAGCACACAGACATATTCAGTGCTATTAACACAGAAGGTGGCAGTGAACCCAGTCGAGTCGGGTTGCCCTGATCTTTCAGCCATCGCTCCCCGGGGAAGACAACGGAACTTTAATTAGCGGAGACAGACTGGCCCCTGGGATTCTCAGTACCGACGGCAAGACAAAGAACATGCAACACAGAGACGAAATGTCCTGTGGGTTCTTGAGGATCGCCGAGTTTGTAAGAAGGTGCCGTCGACATAATGATAGAGATGACGAGCTCCCGTCTGCACGCGAACTCACTAGTTAATGAAGTCGACAGCCTGAGTTTTCAGCTGGTCGGCGCTGTGAAGGTCCGCCAGGATGAGGATCTCGGCAGCGTTTTCCACAGACAGGCTGGTGCACAGCGCGTCCTCGCACATGACCTTCAGTCTCTCCAACGCATACTGAACGGACACAAGAGGACACAACACGGCTACACCCCCCCATCTTCTTCAGTGTTCAGCATTTACAAATCATTTCCGTCTCAAAATGACAATGAGATGTCGGCTTTTAATGTCACACGCCTGACAAAAAGCAGCGGTGAAATGTTTTGGTCATGTATGTTGTCCTATTACCTTGTCAGCCGCTGCCAGCAAATCATCGGCCATCTTGTCCAGATTGGGAGCCTTGTCCGTATAAATGAAGCACATCATCTCTTTGAAAACCTCCGGCTCCACATCGTTGATCTCCACTCGGTTCTGACACGGGGAAAATTTAGATTACAGCATTGCACCTGAACTTGAGATTCAAACATACCACGTCCTCCAATTTGAAATGCTGACaataaattgttttaaataataaacaaaacatttttttttaaacgcatcATTCATATCTACCCAAGTCTTGGCATCAATCAAAGGCGCTTACTTAAACACAATAAGtgtaagtaaataaaataagtacGTAAACAGATATTATTTGCCTGTTTTTACTCTAagcaaatgttttatatttcaatTATCAACATGGAGTTCATTCTTAATTGTAAAACAATAGAGCAAAgcacttgtttaaaaaaaaaaaaaaagaaactgccaGATTTTGATGGAGAATTTAAGGGGTGGGAGAAACTCCTGTGACTCCAAATTGTATTTGCTGGACGGTATCACATTTTGAATTCATGTGTTTAATGGTGACAAGCGATCACAACAAATGATGATGTTTAACACAAtttgaaaaagatgaaaaacatGTTGACCTTAAATTTGCAAAAGCAAATGTCAAatgggaaaacaacaacaacaacatgtgagCTGCTTCTCCTGCAACTTCAATTCTGACAGCAATATTTGCacaattgagaaaaaaaaaaaaaaagtcattctcTGCTTCTGCAACTTTGTCAGTGAAGGATGAATCCCAGGCCTCGAGTACGGCAGGACAATTTAGTTACGGTTCCCTGTCGTCATTAAACGGCTCTGCAGTGCAGCCTTTTGACAGAGCAATCCTTCACTCACTTTAAACCCTCAAAACAGCTGGAAAAAGAATGAGCCTCTGTACCACTGAGGAACAAAATCAATTGAATtccaaagatttaaaaaaaaaaaaaagcctttgggACCTTGGGCTCACCTTTTTGCTTTCTTCCATCTCGTGCTCAAACATGGCGCTGAACACAGGGGAGCGTGCTGAAAGCAGTGACGTGAAgggatgacaaaaaaaacattcatgtgAGTAATCCTGGGACCAAGAAGCAGTCCAGACTAAAGGTAATAAATCtatacacaaatgcacacacacacacacacacagtcaagcaTGTCAAACTGCCGgaacaaagacagaacaaagacaGCATGTGGGGTGTGTCTGAGTCGTGCCTCTACCTGCTAGGATGGCTTTGTGGGCCTGAAACTCCTGGCCGGCCACACACAGGGAGCAGTCGGTGAAGCGGGAGTTCTCCCACAGGCCCCCCAGCTCGTCTGCTAACCGGCAGTCAGGAACCTTCACCATGTTCATGGTGTTCTGCCCAGATATGTTAACAGAGTCCTGCACCACACTAACCTGCGACAAAAGCAACGAAATAATGCCACAGCTTCACAGAAAGCGTCACTGCGTCACGAGGACGGGCAGAAACCAACGTGGGTGCGCAGCGTACCTCACAGAAGAGCGTGAGCTTGTCATCGGGCAGGAGCCCATTGGCCTCATCGAGGAGGAAGTCTCTCCGGATGAACTTCTTGAAGCCCCAGTCTTTCCCCTGGACAAAGCGATATGCTCTCTGGCTTTCTGCACACATCCAAGTCCACACAGGGAGCGATTTGAAATCTTAAAAAGGCGACTCTTTACTGCCGTTTGTTACAGCGACGGGTTTCTATTACCCAGCAGACTCACCCATGGCTTTGGTCTCCTCTCCCTTGGCATTGAGGATGGAGAACTTGAACTTGGCACGCACCTCTGCCTTTGGACAGCTGACCAGCAGCaggtagagagacaggtagTCTTTGCTCTCTTCATCCAGGCCCTTGGGGTTCACTCTCAAACACCTGTTGATGGAGGAGGGCGGAATCGGTGAATGATTATTACTGATCGGGcaattttataaaaaaaaaaattttttaagTACAATTTCACAAGATTACAAACACTGATGTTTAAGTATGGCGAAGCGTAGCAGCTCTCTTGGCCACCCACCATTTCAACTTGTCATTGGCCCCAGAAGAGAAGGTGGAGCTTTTAATGACCTCGCCCATCTCCTCACGACAAAAGCTGAAGTTGTTGATGGTCCACATGTAAGAGAACTTCACCACTTTGATCTGGCGAATGAAGAAACTTTGGGTAAAGCTCAGCGTTCCGACATTAAAATGTTACCAACGCACGTCTCGCTTTACCTGTGTGTAACACCAGCTCTCAGCCACAGGCCCGCTGGACATTTCCGCAGGGGGAGGGGGACTTGGGACTCTTGACATTGCCAGCGTGACAGAAGGTGTCAGGGGCGAGCGTGTGAGGAGAAGGAATTTGCCACTGGTCAGTGTTCGGTCCTGAGGTCCATCTGCATTAGAGCACAGCAGACGGAAGCAGTTTGCCCCCTAGGGTCAGAAAAAGGGGAGGATAAATAACAACTTTAAAAGACAATTTCGACGCCAATTTTCATGAAGATCCGGAAACATTCTTCTAAAAACAGGAGAGCAATCATCCAGAAGAAAAGCACTTTTCAAACAAAGCTCAGCTCGCGGCGATGCAACACGCATGTACTGCGTCTTTCATTTGTCCAGTCAAGACCCTACATCATTTATTGCACTCTGCCATTCTGCATGCCGTTGGAAGTTTGTGATAGATGAATCGTCCCTGACCCATTAGGGGACAGCAGAAGATCGATGGTCCACGGCTGGCTGCCCTGGGATCAATACCCGGTGCGATCACAATTAAGTCTCCAAAATGAACTGTGAACAAACAAGCTGCCTTCCAGGACTGCAGCGGGAGTTTGAGCAAATGGCAAAAATCCAAAGATTCTAGATTGACTCCAATTCACGCCGGAGCACGGTCCAGATATTTGACCCTCCATCGCTCCTTAGCGGGACTTAGCGTGTCCAGGTATGACAACCTGAACAAACCTTTGCTCAGTATGAAGCCTATATAAATTATACAAGCTGTGCATAACGAGGCTCTGCCAGGAATAAATGACACTAGTAAAACACAGCTAAATACCCGCAGAGGAAAATAACCTGTTCCAGAGGTTATTATGGATCTGACAAGGAACAATCTGTGTACCTAATGAAGTTTAGTTATTTCCGTGTACCTTGTTATGAAGTCAAATATTTACTTTCGTGTGACTTCACTGAACTAAAAGGAATAATTGTGCTATCAAAGTTACCTACTTAATCACATTTATAAATCCAGCCAGAGGCGTGTTAACtgttccaaataaaaaaaatccagtgAATCAAGAATCGGCCTCTCTTCTTCgagacacacaaaaaggaaaGGGGTACAGAGAACGAAAAAGGAATGAAGGCAATAGAGAAGCCAAATGGAAAAGCAGGCAGCAAATGAAAGATGGGCCACAATCTGTGGGGCCATTCGAAGAGATAGATTACCACGAAAAGTGGCTCGCTGGAGACAAAGGAAAATCAAACAGCGGCATGAGAGAAAAACTAAATTGATTTTTGGACAAATGTACTCGGTTAGAGAGCTGAGGTGCAAACTGCACGGGAACAATGGAAGCACATTActaacctttttatttttttacagtttctttCTTACTTCCTATGGTCCACTTGTTATATAGAAGAAAACAGATTTCAATGAACAAAGATTGCCATTCAAAGAATTTACACTCAGCAATGATCTGATTAGAGTGGCTCGGTAGGTTGGGCCTCGGGTTGGGAAGCGGAGACAAGTCCCAGCCGTTCACCCTGTGCCCTCTCCATCCATGTTACCGGGCCCCTACATGCTG is a window encoding:
- the LOC137914481 gene encoding speckle-type POZ protein; translated protein: MSRVPSPPPPAEMSSGPVAESWCYTQIKVVKFSYMWTINNFSFCREEMGEVIKSSTFSSGANDKLKWCLRVNPKGLDEESKDYLSLYLLLVSCPKAEVRAKFKFSILNAKGEETKAMESQRAYRFVQGKDWGFKKFIRRDFLLDEANGLLPDDKLTLFCEVSVVQDSVNISGQNTMNMVKVPDCRLADELGGLWENSRFTDCSLCVAGQEFQAHKAILAARSPVFSAMFEHEMEESKKNRVEINDVEPEVFKEMMCFIYTDKAPNLDKMADDLLAAADKYALERLKVMCEDALCTSLSVENAAEILILADLHSADQLKTQAVDFINYHAAEVMETAGWKSMVGSHPHLVAEAYRSLASAQCPFLGPPRKRLKQS
- the LOC137914486 gene encoding neurexophilin-1-like, which codes for MEMSPMRCFVWLLVEGTFWLALGQQRGNFTFSVIPPQHRDQAASPQKGWTSQTGSSIQNTKLPIDPLIPLSKRGFLEIQSYSNPPLKTKLRPIMNVHGASKFSRMFSWGDFYSNIKTVRLNLLIMGKIVDHGNGSLRVYFHHNSTGVGNVSVSLVPPMKEVDFDLDRQSVVNPKDSKTFNCRVDYEKTECNKKVMLCNYDPSKACAQEQSQSHATWTCSKPFQVICIYVSFYSTDYRLVQKVCPDYSTHKPGARLPTG